The sequence AGGCGCAGGCTGCGCGTGCTGCGCACGAACACAGCCACGCCCCACTCGGCTTCCAGCCGCTTGAGCGCGGCGCTGGCCGCGGCGGGTGACCAGTCCAACGCCTTGGCGGCGGCGGTGAGGCTGCCCAGGTCGGCAATGTGGGTGATCAGTTCCAGCTCCGCGATGCGTGTCATCGTTCGATTTTCATTGAAACTGATTCGCCGGGTCGGGCCTTCAACCGGCGCGTCCTCGCGCGCACACTGGGTGCCATTCATCGACCACCCGGAAGACCCCCATGAAAGCCATTGCCTACCAGCAAGCCCTGCCCATCACCGACCCGCTGTCGCTGCAAGACGTGGACCTGCCCGAACCCACCCCCGGCGCGCGCGACCTGCTGGTGGAGGTCCGGGCTATCGCCGTCAACCCGGTGGACACCAAGATGCGCCTGCGCTCCGTGCCCGCCGAGGGTGAGTGGGCCGTGTTGGGTTGGGACGCCGTGGGGACGGTGCGTGCCGTCGGCGCGCAAGTGACGATGTTCAAGCCCGGCGACCGCGTCTGGTACGCCGGTGCCATCAACCGCCCGGGCGCCAATGCCCAGCTGCACCTGGTGGACGAGCGCATCGCCGCGCTGGCGCCGAGCTCGCTGTCCGACGCGGACGCCGCCGCGCTGCCGCTGACCGCCATCACCGCGTGGGAGATGCTGTTCGACCGCCTGCGCGTCTCGCGCGACACCTCGCAGACAGGTGACGCCCTGCTGGTGATCGGTGCCGCCGGTGGCGTGGGTTCGATCCTGGTCCAGCTGGCACGCCAGCTCACGGGCCTGACCGTGATCGGCACCGCGTCGCGGCCCGAGACCGTGGAATGGGTGAAGGCGCTGGGCGCGCACCATGTCATCGACCACAGCCAACCGCTCGCAGAGGCCCTGAAGCAGGCCGGCCTGCCCGCGCCGCGCTACGTGGTGAGCCTCACGCAAACCGGACACCACTTCGCCCAGATCGTTGAACTGATTGCCCCGCAAGGCCAGCTCGGTCTGATCGACGATCCGGTGCCCGGCAGCATCGATGTCCTGGCGCTCAAGCGCAAGGCCGTGTCGCTGCATTGGGAACTGATGTTCACGCGCTCCTTGTTCGAAACACCCGACATGGTCGAGCAGCACAAGCTGCTGGGCGACGTGGCGCGCCGGGTGGACGCAGGCGAACTGCGGACCACGGTGGGCGAACACCTGGGCACGATCAACGCGGCCAACCTGCGGCGCGCGCATGCGCTGCTGGAGAGCGGCAAGGCGCGCGGCAAGATCGTGCTGGAAGGGTTCTGAGCAGCGCATGCGGTCGCGGCACGCGATGTGCTTTGATACCGCATGCCCGCCTCCCCCCTGATACGACTCTCCCACTCCTGGCTCGACGACGGCCATGCGCTGGTCGCCGGGTCGCTGTTCGTGGCGCTGGGCATGACCATGTTTGCCCACGCAGGCCTGCTCACCGGCGGCGTGGCGGGGGTGGCGTTTCTGGTGAGCTACGCCACCGGCCTGAACCTCGCGCTGTGCTTCTTCGTGTTCAGCCTGCCGTTTTTTTGGCTGTCGTGGACGCGGCTGGGCGTGGAGTTCACGCTGAAGAGCCTGGGCGCCGTGACGCTGGTGTCGGTGTGCACCGCGCTGGCGCCGCACGTGGTCCGCTTCGAGTTGCTTAACCCCTGGGTCGCCTCTGTGCTCGGCGGTTTTCTCATCGGCTTCGGCCTGCTCGCGCTGCTGCGCCACCAGGCCAGCGTGGGCGGTGTGAACATCGTGGCGCAGTGGCTGCAACAGACCCGCGGCCTGCGGGCCGGCCATATCCAGATGTCGGTGGACGTGCTGGTGGTGCTCACCGCGTTTGCGGTGGTGCCGCCCGAGCGCGTGTTGCAGTCGGTGCTGGGCGCCGTGGCCATCGGCGCCATCCTCACGCTGAACCACCGGCCGGGGCGTTACCTGGGCGTGTAGCGCACACAGTCAATGCGACGGAGACTTCGGGAACAAGACCACCCCGGGCAATCCTTCGAAGTGGGCGTCGCAGGTGAGCAATTCGGCGCCGCGTTGTACCGCCGTGGCATACACGATGGCATCGGCCGTGGCCAGCTTGTGTTGGCGGTGCAGATCGGCTGCCCGCAGCGCAGTGGCCGTGTCGAGCGGTGCGACCTGGCACTTCATCGTGTAGGCGATCACCTGATCGGCCTGCGATTCACCGAGTTCGCGCCACAACCATTTGGACAGCTCCAACTGCACGATGGTCGGCACGACACACAGGTCTTTTTCAGGAATTTCCTTGGCGAGCTTCTTGCCGATCGGCGAGGCAATCAGCCATTCGATCCAGGCCGAGGTGTCGACCACGCGCAAAGGCGCCGCCATCAGTAGCGGTCCTTGCGGTCCCGGAATCCCGACGTACCCGCGCCTTTGGCGATACCGGCGAGTTGTTTGAGTTCGGGCACCGGCATCACCAGCACGCCCTTGTCCTTGGGAATGAACACGAACTCCTGACCCGCCTTCCAGTGCAGTTCGTCGCGAACAGCCTTGGGAATGGATATCTGAAATTTGCTGGAGAGGGTGGCGGTGGCAGACATGTCTGGCTCCTTGTTGATCGATCGCTGAATGGTAAGAATATACCAAGCGACGTCAACATGCAGTTGGTCTACCCCGGCAGCGGAATCCACTCCTGGTTGTCGTCGGGTGGCAGCGCAAAACGCCCCGCCGCCCAGTCGGCCTTGGCCTGCTCGATGCGGTCCTTGCGCGAGGACACGAAGTTCCAGAACACGTGGCGCTCGCCCAGCGGCTCGCCGCCGAAGACCATCAGCGTGCTTTTGGTGCGCGCGGTGATCACCGCGTCGGTGTCGCTGCCGAAGACCAGCAGCTGGCCGGGCTCGTAGGTCTCGCCGGCGTGTTCGATCTCGCCGCGCGCCACGTACACCGCCTGTTCGCTGTAACCGCCGGGCAGGGCCAGGCTGGCGCCGGCCTGCCATTCGGTGTGCAGGTAGAACAGTGGCGAGTGCGTCTTCACCGGGCTCGTCATGCCGTAGGCCTCGCCCGCAATCAGCCGTATCCAAACGCCGTCCCGCTCCCGCACCGGCAGGTCGGCTGCGGGATAGTGCACGAAGGCGGGGTCGGTTTCTTCGTCCTTCTCGGGCAGGGCCACCCACAGCTGCATCAGCTCCAGGCCGCCGCCCGCGAACGAGTCGGGGTGCTTGAAGCGCTCCGAATGAGAGATGCCGCGCCCGGCCGTCATCCAGTTCACGTCGCCGGGGTTGATGAGCTGGTCGACGCCCAGGCTGTCGCGGTGATGCACCTGGCCGCTGAGCAGATAACTCACGGTCGACAACCCGATGTGCGGGTGCGGGCGCACATCGGCTGCGCGCGTGTCTTCGGGCGCGATCGTCACCGGGCCGGCGTGGTCCACAAAGATCCACGGGCCGACCATGCGGCGCCTGGCATACGGCAGCACGCGCCGCACTGTGAGGCCGTGGCCCAGGTCGGCAGAGCGCGCGGTGATGACCATTTCAAGCATCTTCTTCTCCTGTTCAGGCGGTCGCGGGAATGCGACCCATGCGACCGCTTTGAAAGTCCGTGAAGGCCTGGTGGATCTCGGCCTCCGTGTTCATGACAAACGGGCCGTAGCCCACCACCGGCTCGTCGATCGGCTCACCGGTCAACCAAAGCACGGTGCTGTCTTCCAGCACCTCCAGCGACACATCCTCACCGTCGCGCGAGAACACGGGCAGGTTCGCTGCCACCACCTCCTGGCCATTGTCCAGGCGCAACCGCCCGCGCAGCACCAGCGGGGCGGTGGTGTGCCCGGCCGGGGCTGGCAAGGTCACGGTGTGGCCGGCCTTCAGGCGCAGGTCCCACACCTGCATGGGCGTGAAGGTGTGCGCCGGGCCCTTCGCACCGAGCAGTTCGCCCGCGATGATGCGCGCCGTGCCGGCACCCTCGGGCAAGGACACCTCGGGAATCTGCTCGCGCGTGATGCCCTGGTAGCCCGGCGCGGCCATCTTGTCGCGCGCCGGCAGGTTCACCCAGAGCTGCACCATCTCGAACGCGCCGCCGGTTTTGGCGAAGCGTTCGCCGTGGTATTCCTCGTGCACGATGCCGCTGGCCGCCGTCATCCACTGCACTTCACCGGGGCCGATGGTGCCGCCGCCGCCGCTGGAATCGCGGTGCGAGACCTCACCCTCGTACACGATGGTCACGGTCTCGAAGCCACGGTGCGGGTGCTGGCCCACGCCGCGTTGCTTCGTGGTGGGCTCGAAGCGCGTGGGGCCGCCGTAGTCGAGCATGAGGAAGGGCGAGAAGCGCTCGGGCCGGTCGTTGTACGAAAACATGCTGCGCACCGGAAAGCCGTCGCCGACCCAATGGCCGCCGGCGCTGCGCTGGATGAAAGAAACGGTTTTCATGGGGGTGTTCTCCTGTTGAAGGTGCACTGTACCGGGCCAGCGCTGCCGTGATAAGTCGGTAAGATCACAAATCATCTTTCAATGAGCTGAACAATCCCGTGAACCCGCAGAACCCCGACCTCAACGACACGCTGGTGTTTGTGCGCGTGGCGCAGGCCGGTGGCTTCAGCGCCGCTGCCCGGCTCATGGGCATGCCCACCTCCACGCTGAGCGTGCGCGTGTCACGGCTGGAGCAGCGCCTGGGTGTGACGCTGCTGCAGCGCACCACCCGCCGCCTGCACCTGACCGAAGCGGGTCAGGCCTACCTTGCGCAGGCCGCGCGCGGGCTCGAAGACATCCTGCAGGCCGAGGCGCAGCTCGACGCCGGCAAACACGAGGCCCAGGGCCTGCTGCGCATCACGCTGCCCATCGACATGGGCGACGACCAGCTGCTGGGCATCCTCAGCAACTACCGCGCGCGCCACCCGGGTGTGGCGGTGGAGCTGGTGTTTTCCGACGCCCGCCTCGACCTGGTGGCGCAGGGCCTGGACCTCGCGCTGCGCGCCGGCGAACTGGCCGACTCCAGCCTGGTGGCGCGCCAGATCGGCCAGGCGCGCTGGGCACCGTTTGCTCACCCCGACTACCTGGCGCGCGCACCGGCGCTGCGCACACCCAAAGACCTCACGCAGCACGCCACCCTGTGCTTCAGCCCGCTGGGGCGCGACAGCTGGACGCTCACGCGCGGCAAGACCCGCGCGCAGGTGCCGCTGCACTGCGCGTTTGCCGCCAACGACATGCGGCTCATCCGCCAGCTCGCGCTCGACGGCCAGGGCGTGGCGCTGTTGCCCGACTACGTGTGCCGCCGCGAGGTCGACCACGGGCATCTGGTGCCGCTGCTGCCGGGCTGGCACGCGCGCACCGACCCGATCCACCTCGTCTACCCGGGCAAGCGTTTCGTGCCGGCCAAGCTGCGGCATTTCATCGACGAGGCCGGGCCTGCCCTCTCGGCACTTTTCGAGCGCTGAGCGGTAAGCTTCGCTCCCCATGCGCATCGAACACCTCCGCCAAAGATTGGCCGCCCTCGGCGCCAACCCGCGCCACGCACAGCGGGTGCTGCGCCTGTGGTCGCAAGCCTTGCCGCAGAACAGCGGGCGGCGCGAACTGTCGCACTTTCTCCCTGCGACGCTGGTGGCAGCACTGCCCGAAGTGGCCAGCGAACTGGCGGGCTTGGCGGTGCTGCAATCGCAACACCCGGGCGAAGACGGCTCCGCCCGCCTGCTGGTGGCGCTGGCCGACGGCCAGACGGTGGAGAGCGTGCTGCTGCCGCGCGACGGCCTGTGCGTGTCCACGCAGGTGGGTTGCGCGGTGGGCTGCGTGTTCTGCATGACCGGCCAGAGCGGCCTCATCCGCCAGGTGGGCAGCGCCGAGATCGTGGCGCAGGTGGCGCTGGCGCGCACGCTGCGGCCGGTGAAGAAGGTGGTGTTCATGGGCATGGGCGAGCCCGCGCACAACCTGGACAACGTGATGGACGCCATCGACCTGCTGGGCACCGTGGGCAACATCGGCCACAAACAACTGGTGTTCTCCACCGTGGGCGACCCGCGTGTGTTCGAGGCGCTGCCGCTGGCCCGCGTGAAACCAGCGCTCGCGCTGTCGCTGCACACCACCAAGGCCGGGCTGCGCGAACAGCTGATGCCCCGCGCGCCGCGCATGACGCCCGACGAACTGGTGGAGGCCGGTGAGAAGTACGCGCGGGCCACCGGCTATCCGATCCAGTACCAGTGGACGCTGCTGGCCGGCATCAACGACGGCGACGACGAGATCGAGGGCATCGTGCGTTTGCTGCACGGCAAACACGCCATCCTCAACATGATTCCGTACAACACCGTGGACGACCTGCCCTACCAGCGCCCGAGCTGGGAACAAGCGGCCGACATCGCACGCCGCCTGCACCGCCGCGGCATCCTCACCAAGCTGCGCCAGTCGGCCGGGCAGGATGTGGAGGGTGGGTGTGGGCAGTTGCGGGCTCGGGCGGAGCGGCCGGTCCGTCGGGTCGTGCCGATCCAGCCCGTGCCGCTCAATGCAGCGTCAACGGCCGTGACGTCGTCTTGACCCGCACGACCGCTGCACGCGGCTCGTAAGGCGCGGGGGTGGCGCCGCAGATGTCGGCGGCGATGGCCCGGGCCTGGCGGGCGATCGGTTCGATGAAGCGGCTGGCTTGGCCGTTGATGGCGATGCAGTCGCCCATGGCGTGGATGTGGACGTTGCTCGTCTTCAGGTTCGCAGCGTCCACGGCAATGCCGTTGTCCCATTTCAAATCGGCGCTCTGCGCCAGACGCGGCGGCGTGCTCAGGCCGGCGGCGGCGATCACCTGGTCGGCGGCGAAGCGCTGGCCGCAGGTGGTGGTGATGCGGTAGCGGCCGCTGATCTGCTCCAGCTGCGCCACCTGCACACCGCCCACAAAGCGGATGGCGAGGTCTTTCCACGCGTCGAGCAGTTGTGTGCCCGCGCCCTCGGCGCTCCAGCGCGCGAGTGGCTCGGTCTGCACGTCGAGCAGGGTGATGCGGTGACCGCCGAGCGCAAGGTCGTTGGCGAGCTCGCTGCCGATCAGGCCGGCGCCGACGATGGCGATGTCCTTGGGTGTGTCGCCGAGTGCGGCGCGCAGCTTCTGGTACGCCGCCAGGTGGTTGATGCGCCAGCACAGGGCGGCGGGCAGCGTGGGTGGCAGGGCGGCTTGTGCGCCGTGGGCGAGCACGAGGCGGTCGTACTTCAGGTTGCCGCGTGTGGTGCGCAGCTGCCGGGTGTCGGTGCAGATGCGCACGGCCTGCGTGTGGCTGATCAGGCGCACGTTCAGGCGGGCTGCGGCGGCCGCGCCGCTTTCCTTGACCATGGCCTCCAGCGCCGTGCTGCGCGCCATGGCGATGGACAGCATGGGCTTGTCGTACACGTCGCCCGCGCAGGCCGTGACCACGGTGATGGGCAAGGCGGCGTCGAGTGCGCGCAGGGCTTCGGCCATCTGCCAGCCGGCGCGTCCGGCGCCGACGATGAGCACACCGGCCGCGCCGCGTGTGGCCACCGGGGCGCTGTGGGTGATGCCGGCGCGCAGGGCGTCCAGGCTGGGTGGTGTGTAGGGCGTGAAGTCGGCCTTGGTCACACCGCACAGCGGGCAGGCCCAGTCGTCGGGGATGTCGGCGTAGCGCGTGCCGGGGGCCAGGCCGCCGTCGGGGTCGCCGTCGGCCTCGTTGTAGATGTAGCCACAGGCGTCGCAGATGTACTGCTGCCAGGGTGCGAGGGCCTGCACCGCAGCGGCGATCGTGTTCAGCGAGGTGTTCATGCCGGCATGACCTCGGCGGACAGCCGCGCCATCTCTTTGCGCAGGTGTTTGATGGCGGGCGTGACGATGGCGACAAAGTGCGATTCGCGCACGCGGCGCTGCACGGCCGAGCTCATGAGGTAACCGCGTGCGCCCTGGTGCAGCAGGGCCGACTGCGCGGCGCGCAGCGACAGTTCGGCGCCGTGTGCACGTGCGTCGAGCACGTCGATGAAAAACTCCACCGAGGGGTTGAACGGGGTTTCGGCCAGCTTCATCACACGCGCGCTGAGCGCGTCCAGCTCGGCCTGCAGCGCGTCGGGCCGGTCTTCCAGAAACTGGTTCACATGGCCGAGCTGCGCTTCAACTTCCCAGATGGAGTCGATGGCGCCCTGCGTGACGCCCACCGCCATGCCGCACTGGAGCATGACGAAGGCGGCGCGGATGCGCGCGATGAAGGGTTTGGCCGGTTCGGCCATGACCTCGTCGGCGCCGATGAACACGTTGGTGAGGCGCAGCGCGTAGGTGCCCGTGCCTTCCATGGCCGAGAAGCTGGGGCATTCGCGCAGCTCCATGCCGGGGGCGTT is a genomic window of Hydrogenophaga sp. RAC07 containing:
- a CDS encoding AbrB/MazE/SpoVT family DNA-binding domain-containing protein, translated to MSATATLSSKFQISIPKAVRDELHWKAGQEFVFIPKDKGVLVMPVPELKQLAGIAKGAGTSGFRDRKDRY
- a CDS encoding type II toxin-antitoxin system VapC family toxin, yielding MAAPLRVVDTSAWIEWLIASPIGKKLAKEIPEKDLCVVPTIVQLELSKWLWRELGESQADQVIAYTMKCQVAPLDTATALRAADLHRQHKLATADAIVYATAVQRGAELLTCDAHFEGLPGVVLFPKSPSH
- a CDS encoding LysR family transcriptional regulator encodes the protein MNPQNPDLNDTLVFVRVAQAGGFSAAARLMGMPTSTLSVRVSRLEQRLGVTLLQRTTRRLHLTEAGQAYLAQAARGLEDILQAEAQLDAGKHEAQGLLRITLPIDMGDDQLLGILSNYRARHPGVAVELVFSDARLDLVAQGLDLALRAGELADSSLVARQIGQARWAPFAHPDYLARAPALRTPKDLTQHATLCFSPLGRDSWTLTRGKTRAQVPLHCAFAANDMRLIRQLALDGQGVALLPDYVCRREVDHGHLVPLLPGWHARTDPIHLVYPGKRFVPAKLRHFIDEAGPALSALFER
- a CDS encoding pirin family protein — encoded protein: MKTVSFIQRSAGGHWVGDGFPVRSMFSYNDRPERFSPFLMLDYGGPTRFEPTTKQRGVGQHPHRGFETVTIVYEGEVSHRDSSGGGGTIGPGEVQWMTAASGIVHEEYHGERFAKTGGAFEMVQLWVNLPARDKMAAPGYQGITREQIPEVSLPEGAGTARIIAGELLGAKGPAHTFTPMQVWDLRLKAGHTVTLPAPAGHTTAPLVLRGRLRLDNGQEVVAANLPVFSRDGEDVSLEVLEDSTVLWLTGEPIDEPVVGYGPFVMNTEAEIHQAFTDFQSGRMGRIPATA
- a CDS encoding FAD-dependent oxidoreductase, giving the protein MNTSLNTIAAAVQALAPWQQYICDACGYIYNEADGDPDGGLAPGTRYADIPDDWACPLCGVTKADFTPYTPPSLDALRAGITHSAPVATRGAAGVLIVGAGRAGWQMAEALRALDAALPITVVTACAGDVYDKPMLSIAMARSTALEAMVKESGAAAAARLNVRLISHTQAVRICTDTRQLRTTRGNLKYDRLVLAHGAQAALPPTLPAALCWRINHLAAYQKLRAALGDTPKDIAIVGAGLIGSELANDLALGGHRITLLDVQTEPLARWSAEGAGTQLLDAWKDLAIRFVGGVQVAQLEQISGRYRITTTCGQRFAADQVIAAAGLSTPPRLAQSADLKWDNGIAVDAANLKTSNVHIHAMGDCIAINGQASRFIEPIARQARAIAADICGATPAPYEPRAAVVRVKTTSRPLTLH
- a CDS encoding pirin family protein, with the translated sequence MLEMVITARSADLGHGLTVRRVLPYARRRMVGPWIFVDHAGPVTIAPEDTRAADVRPHPHIGLSTVSYLLSGQVHHRDSLGVDQLINPGDVNWMTAGRGISHSERFKHPDSFAGGGLELMQLWVALPEKDEETDPAFVHYPAADLPVRERDGVWIRLIAGEAYGMTSPVKTHSPLFYLHTEWQAGASLALPGGYSEQAVYVARGEIEHAGETYEPGQLLVFGSDTDAVITARTKSTLMVFGGEPLGERHVFWNFVSSRKDRIEQAKADWAAGRFALPPDDNQEWIPLPG
- a CDS encoding zinc-binding alcohol dehydrogenase family protein, which codes for MKAIAYQQALPITDPLSLQDVDLPEPTPGARDLLVEVRAIAVNPVDTKMRLRSVPAEGEWAVLGWDAVGTVRAVGAQVTMFKPGDRVWYAGAINRPGANAQLHLVDERIAALAPSSLSDADAAALPLTAITAWEMLFDRLRVSRDTSQTGDALLVIGAAGGVGSILVQLARQLTGLTVIGTASRPETVEWVKALGAHHVIDHSQPLAEALKQAGLPAPRYVVSLTQTGHHFAQIVELIAPQGQLGLIDDPVPGSIDVLALKRKAVSLHWELMFTRSLFETPDMVEQHKLLGDVARRVDAGELRTTVGEHLGTINAANLRRAHALLESGKARGKIVLEGF
- a CDS encoding YitT family protein, whose amino-acid sequence is MPASPLIRLSHSWLDDGHALVAGSLFVALGMTMFAHAGLLTGGVAGVAFLVSYATGLNLALCFFVFSLPFFWLSWTRLGVEFTLKSLGAVTLVSVCTALAPHVVRFELLNPWVASVLGGFLIGFGLLALLRHQASVGGVNIVAQWLQQTRGLRAGHIQMSVDVLVVLTAFAVVPPERVLQSVLGAVAIGAILTLNHRPGRYLGV
- a CDS encoding RNA methyltransferase encodes the protein MRIEHLRQRLAALGANPRHAQRVLRLWSQALPQNSGRRELSHFLPATLVAALPEVASELAGLAVLQSQHPGEDGSARLLVALADGQTVESVLLPRDGLCVSTQVGCAVGCVFCMTGQSGLIRQVGSAEIVAQVALARTLRPVKKVVFMGMGEPAHNLDNVMDAIDLLGTVGNIGHKQLVFSTVGDPRVFEALPLARVKPALALSLHTTKAGLREQLMPRAPRMTPDELVEAGEKYARATGYPIQYQWTLLAGINDGDDEIEGIVRLLHGKHAILNMIPYNTVDDLPYQRPSWEQAADIARRLHRRGILTKLRQSAGQDVEGGCGQLRARAERPVRRVVPIQPVPLNAASTAVTSS